Genomic DNA from Gimesia aquarii:
AAATCTAAACTGTAAACAAGAACGACCTAAAAACAAAGAAAACCGAGGAGCATTCTCTGCTCCTCGGCAAAATTTATGAAGATATCAGGTACTGTCATTGGTAATACAATGGGGAGAAAAAGATCTCTCAATTAAGCAGAGAAGCTGCTTCCACATCCACAAGATTTAACCGCATTCGGATTTTCAAACGTAAATCCACGTTTTTCGAGGCTTTCATAGAAATCTACAGTCGTTCCATCTAAGTAAAGACCACTTTTCTTATCGACAACGACCTTGACACCATGTTGTTCAGAGACGGTGTCATTTTCTTCATCGATTTCATCGACGAAACGAAAATCGTATTGGAACCCACTGCAACCACCAGAAACGATTCCGATTCTCAGTAAAGAACCTTCACCCATATTCTGGTCTTCCATAAATCGCTTCAGTTCTTTGGAAGCATTTTCAGTAATTGTGACGGCCATGGAAAAAAATCTCCAGTTTAAAAGTTGTTTGGTATATTAACCTTTGGTGATATCGATTAATAGAAAATGATCCCAAATCAGACTTTGAATTGGGAAAAGTGAGCCAATCGTGCTATTTCAGCCTCTTATAATTATAGCAGGAGTTTTATATTTTCCGAGATGCTTTTATTATCTAAACCATTTTATCTAACTGTTTTTTATAAGTATTATACTAATAACATTTTATGTCAATGTTTGCATTATGAATATACCTGAACTTGTTCGGAATCTGTGTTGTAAAAAAGAATCTGTAATTGGACTTGAATATCTGTTTTGAGGTTACTTCTAAAAGTAGTGCCTTTTGCACTAATTACATCGTGGCTTTAGAATAGGAACTCCTCTTATTTCTTTGTTTAAAAGTTGCTGAGACAGGATGCATGAATTCACCTCACCAAGTAATGTTGCTGAGCGAAATGGAGCCAGGGCAGTTTGCAGACAGCTTTGTTCTGCTGGTTTCCAAAGAGCGATCTACAACCAAAGATGGTAAACCGTACTTTCGCACTCAATTCCGAGATAATAGTGTTACAGCAACGGCAATGATTTGGAGTGACACCACCTGGTTTGAAGATTGTGAGTCGAATTGGACAGAAGGAGAATTTTACAAAGTTCGTGCTCGGTATGAAGAGAGTAAGTATGGTCCTCAATTAGACATTGATCGAATTCGTTTGGCTAATACTGACGATGAGGCGGATGGTTTTGATCCTGGTTTCTATTTTAAGAGATCCCGCTTTTCGAGTGAGGAAATGTTCCAGAAACTGACTGAAATCACAAATACAGAAATCAGTGATGTGCCTTTGAGAAATTTAGTGTTGGATATCCTTTCGGAGTACGAAGAACAAATCAAGACAATCGCGGCAGCAAGCAAGAACCACCATGCATTTACAGGAGGCTTTCTTGAACATGTTTTGTCAGTCACGAAAACGGCTTGCTATTTTGCAGACAAGTATCTGGCATACTATCAGAAGATGCAGCCACCTTTGAATAAATCGTTGGTCATTGCAGGTGCCATTTTGCATGATATTGGTAAATTAACGGAGTTGGAATATAAACCTCACGGTTCTCAGTATACACCCGCTGGACGCTTGATCGGCCATATTTTACTAGGACGCGATTTGGTTCGCGAACATGCTGTAAAAATAGAGGGACTCGATCCCGAAATGTTATTACGTCTAGAGCATCTCATAGTAGCACATCAGAATTTACCGGAATGGGGATCTCCGATTGCTCCTCACACTCCAGAAGCTTTGCTGGTACATTATGCTGATGATGTCGATGCGAAATTCCATATGATGGCGACGACGCTGGAAAATGTTTTGCCTGGAAGCCAAGAAGAGTTTTCAAGTCGCGATAATGCTTTACGACGAAGCATTTTTGTTGGCTTGAAGTCAAACGAATAAATATTTCTTCGTTTCGTCAATCACAAGTTTTTTTGTTCAAAAATAGAAATCTACAATGAAATTCACCAAGATGCAGGGAGCAGGAAACGACTACGTCTATGTTAACTGTTTTAAAGAAACCCTTCCTCAAGACATTCCGAATTTGGCAAGACAGGTCAGTGATCGACATAAGGGGATCGGCTCCGATGGTTTAATTTTGATTTGTCCTTCCGAAAAAGCAGATGCGCAGATGCGAATGTTCAATGCCGATGGTAGTGAATCAGAAATGTGTGGTAATGGAATTCGTTGTGTTGCGAAGTACGTTTATGATCATGGTATTGCACAGTCTCAGACACTAAAGATTGAGACGGGTGCAGGCATTCTGAGCCTCGATCTCGACATCATTGATCAAAGAGTCAGCCAGGTTCGCGTGAATATGGGGGGACCGATTTTAAACAGCTCCGAAATTCCGACACTGCTCACCGGAGATCCTCCCGTGAATGCGGATTTGCAGGTAGCGCATCAGACAATTCAGGTTACCTGTGTTTCAATGGGGAACCCGCACTGTGTGTGTTTCGTGGAAGAGATTACCGATTATTGGGTGCATGAAATAGGTCCTCAGGTGGAAGTCCATCCGATGTTTCCCAAGCGAATCAATGCTGAATTCATCGAAATTATTTCACAGAACGAGATGATAATGCGCGTCTGGGAAAGGGGTTCAGGAGAAACCCAGGCTTGTGGGACTGGTGCGTGTGCCTCAGCTGTTGCAGGAGTCTTAACAGGACGTACCGAACGCAATGTGCTTATCCATTTACCTGGTGGTGACTTACGATTAGAGTGGTCTGAATCAGATGAAGTGTTTATGACGGGACCTGCGGTAGAAGTTTACGAAGGAGTTTGGACAGGTCCACAATAATGAAAGTAGGGATTCAGCAGTGAGGCTGTGTATTTGTCTTGATTCAGGGATGACATTTTTTTGAAATGGTCTTGCAGTAAAATAAGAGAACTGTTAAATATCGGCCTCTCTCAATCTCATAATGAATTTCGACCTAAAACCTGCAACAAACAATACAGGCAATGAACCATTATCGGCTGTTCTTGCATCTGATTCGGGAAAACGAATTGGATGGAGACTTCAGATGCTGTTAATTGGTTGGAGTCTGTTTTTGATTGCCGGATTTAGTCTTGCAGTTCAAATAAAGCCGGACTCACGTGGGTTCGGTACCCATCAAAAACTTGGTTTTGCACCTTGTGTCATACGAAATCGATTATCCATTCCCTGTCCCAGTTGTGGGATGACAACTTCCTTTTCACATTTTGTTCGAGGTCAGATCCGTCAGTCTGCTCAGGCCAATACTTCTGGTTTGGTTCTGGCAGTCGTTTGTCTTGTGATGATCCCCTGGTCCTGGATCAGTGTTTATCATAAGCGACTCTGGTTGGTCTCAAACCCTGAAAGTTGCTTACTCTGGTTGATGTGTGGTTTAGTCACTATCACCCTGATGGAGTGGTTTTTTCGGCTGGCCTTTTAAAATAATATATTTTCCGGATTCCCGGTGACAATTAAGTTCCTCTCGCGTTTAATCCAAAATCATTTCTTGAGTAGCTATTTCGGTTTATGCCAAGGACGGCAGAAAATATGCGGAATTCAATACAGATAAAAAAAACAGGTTCATTGAACCAGTACTGTTTGTCAGGCTTCTTGCTAGCGCTGGTTTGCTTGGGGGCCAGTGGATGCTCTTTATACGTCATGGCGGGCAAAATGTTTTTTGGCGATCCGCTCCAAACTTGTGAGTTCAGTAGAACCACCAAGGTTGATCTGTCTGAAGAAGATAAAAAAGTTCTCGTCATCTGTTCGACACCGGAATCCATTCGTTCGGATTATCCCTCTTTAAATTACGATTTGCTGGAACAGATTACTTATCGTTTACGTCGCAATGATGTGAATGTGATGGATACTGGTAAGGTCGCTACCTGGCTGGATGACAATGGCGGCGTTTGGAACAACGTTGATGAATTAGCAGAAAATTTTGATGCCGACTATATTATTCATGTTGACATAGATGAATTTGATTACCGAGAGCCAAACAGCCCCAACTTACTAAGAGGAAAAGCATTCGGGACTGTTTCAGCATATGAAGTCCGCGAGATAGACGGAATCAAACGAGCTTTGGAAGTGTTTGCCAGTGAATATACTTCCGAGTATCCCAGTCACTTACCTGTGTCCATTGAATCTGAATCACCAAAAGTATTCAGGAAAAAATACTTGGATCGCATTGCCGATCAGATTGGTCGTTTCTTCTATAACTATCGGACAGGAGCTGATATCTAGCTTTACCTGTAATTATCCAAAGATTGCGTCCAAAACTTATTTCGGAGTTGTGAAGGATCACACGATGACAATTTTTTCGTTCGGACAACGATTTCATAAACAGTTTTTTAATACGGTCACCAAGCTTGTGATGGTGTTGGTGTTATGTACGACCATGTCTGGTTGTAATTATTTCATCCTGTTGGGGTACTTGATTGGTGGCCCTCCCTCTATTGAGCCAGACTTCGATGCTCAGACACAAAAATCAATGACGGATAAGGATGTGACCGTTGCCATTGTTTGTTATGCCCCATTGGAATTGCAGTATAACTTCGATGGTCTCCACAATGACTTGGCTAAATACACTACATTTCGCTTACACAGTCATGGAGTGAAAGTGGTCAATCCAGATCGTATTCGGGCCTGGTTGGATGAAAATCCTGATTGGGATAAGCCGGAAGAAATCGGCGAAGCTTTTGATGTGACTTATGTGATTCATGTCGAATTGCATGAATACAGTTTGTATGAGGAAAACAGCTCTGATCTGTATCGTGGTCACGCGGAAGGAATGGTGACCGTTTATGAAATGGACGAGGACGGGGAAGGTGAAAAACTTTACAGCAAGGAAATTACTTCTACTTATCCGCTCCGTGCTCCCAGAGCAACTTCGGAAGTCACCTTTTCCAAGTTCAAGAAAGAATATCTCTCTCGTTTAAGTGATGAAATTGGTCGACTGTTTTACGAATATTATCGTGGTGACGATTTCACTCATGCGATTTAGCCTGTATCCAGGTTTATTGTAGCGTCTCCAGGCCTGTTTGGATCTCGTATCATCGCTTTAAAGCCGCTATGGTTAAATTGGATGTGCGATAGTATGGTATCCTGATACACCGATCAGCTTCATTCGACTTGGAATCTCGGTGTACCCGACTACAATAATGTATTGATTGTTTCGGAGCCCCAGTAACTCGCAAGTGTATGTCGCAGAATAGTTGTTGCTCGAATTCAAGATACCTCTACGTTAATGTCCTATAGCAAACAAGAAGTCGTTGATCGTTGTCAGATTTTATTGGCTCATGCCTGGATGGTACGTACTTTCGTCAAACATAGTGACGAGATCGATGATTTTCCGGAGCTGATGAATATCACTCGTGCTGTGTTCGATACATCAAGGGCTCTGGAAACGCGTGTAGATGATCTTGACGCCTATCTTAAAATGCTGCGAAAAAAAATGAGGAAGCTGCGTCAGGCGACTGATCAATTTGCAGTGGATGCTCCCAACGCTTCATTGCATACAAATTTTCAACAGGCTGTCATTTCGATGAAAGCTTGCACAACAGAGTTGGAAGAATTACTTGAGAAGGTTGAATAACGCACGGCAATAGTGTTGCTTGCTTTTTGTTCCGGCATACTGTTTGAGCAACATTAGATTTTAGTTATTCATCCTTAGTCGCATCGAGGACTGCCAGGAATGCTTTCTGTGGAATTTCGACTTGACCAAATTGTTTAAGACGTTTTTTACCTTCTTTCTGCTTCTCCCACAGTTTTCGTTTTCTGGTAATGTCGCCTCCATAACATTTCGCAGTTACATTTTTACGCAATGCTTTAATGGTTTCTCGCGCAATAATCTTTCCACCGATGGCTGCCTGAACTGGGATTTCAAATTGATGTTTAGAGATTTCTTCTTTCAGACGTTTTACTAAGGCACGACCTCTGCGTTCCGATTGTGTGCGGTGGACAATTGTGGAAAGAGCATCGACCTTTTCCGATTTTACGAGGATATCCATTTTCACCAGATCTGCTGGGCGGAATCCAATGATTTCATAATCCATTGTTCCATAACCGCGCGTGGCGCTTTTGAGTCGGTCATACATGTCATACACAATTTCCGCCAAAGGTAATTCATAAACCAGTTGTGCACGATTAGTACCCAGGTACTCCGTATTTTTATAAATTCCTCGGCGGTCTGCGCATAACTGCATAATGGTGCCGATACTTTCTGCTGGCAAGATGAATGTCACTAGAGCGATCGGCTCACGGAATTCCTCAATCCTACTGGCATCGGGAACCGTTTGTGGGTTATCGATATGTAAAATGTCCCCATTTCGTTCTAAGATTTCATAGGTCACGTTTGGCGCAGTTTGCAACAGATCAATATTAAATTCCTGTTCCAGTCTTTGCTGAATGATTTCCATATGCAGCATCCCCAGGAAACCACAGCGGAAGCCAAAACCCAGGGCATCACTCGTTTCAGGAACAAAACTGAAGCTGGCGTCATTTAAACTGAGCTTTTGTAACTCTTCACGCAACTTTTCGAAGTCTGTAGCTTCAATTGGATACATACCACAGAAGACCATTTGCTGTGGTTTTTGGTATCCCGGTAACGGTTCTGGTGGCAGGTCTTTCGGATTAGCAATCGTGTCGCCCACATGCACATGGCTCAGTTCTTTGGCACCACTGACCAGGTAACCTACTTGCCCGGGGCCAAGTGATTTCGCGACCGTCATCTGAGGTGTAAATTGACCAATTTCTATAATGTCGAGCTTTGCACCACCACGCATTAAGACAACGGTTTGCCCTTTTTCAATTGTGCCCTCTATGATACGAACGTAGGTAACAACACCGCGATAGTGGTCGTATTTACTATCGAAGACAAGTGCTCGCAGGGGGGCGTCGGCTTTACCTTTGGGAGGTTCAATACGTTCAACAATCGCGTCTAGTACTTCGTCAATACCGATTCCATTTTTCGCACTGACCATCAAGGCTTCTGTGGGATCCAGACCGATAACCGTTTCGACTTCTTCGAGAACTTCATCAATGCGCGTTACTGGTAAATCAATTTTGTTAACAACGGGGATGATTGCCAAATCTGAATTAATGGCTGCATAAGCATTCGCGACAGTTTGTGCCTGCACCCCTTGAAAGGCATCGACTAATAACAGAGCGCCTTCACAGGCTGCCAGGCTACGGGAAACCTCATAGTGAAAATCCACATGTCCGGGAGTATCAATGAGATTCAATTCGTAGGTTTCTCCCTTGTACTCATAATAAATGGCGACCGTACGGGCTTTGACAGTAATACCACGCTCTTGTTCAATTTGTAAATCGTCCAGAATTTGAGCTTTGAATTCTCTGGCAGTGATTGCACCAGTCTTCAGAAGTAATTGATCAGCGAGTGTACTCTTTCCGTGATCGATGTGTGCTACGATCGAAAAGTTACGAATTAAACGTGTCTCAGTTGCCATTGAGTGAATCTCATTTTTCTTATTTAATAAAGGGTCCGGGCAAAATAGCCTGGGAAAATTGACGTTTATTGCAACTCGGTTTTCAGGCTGGCCCGTCGAGCGCAACCGGCTGCACCGATATAACCTGCGTCAGATCCGAGAGTTGCAAAGTCAATGATTGTATTTTCATAGGGGACGCTAAACGCGCGGATTTTGACTTCTTCGCGAATTCGATTCATAAAACGCTGACCTAATGTGGAGTCCTTGCCTCCAAATGTTGCAGCACCGCCAAACAGAACCATATCAGGATCAATGGTATGCATCAAAGTGGTTGTTCCCACGCCCAGATACATGGCTGAATCCATAATCAGTTCGTTTGATAGTTCATCATTTTGTTCTGCTTCCTGTGCAATTAATAGTGGTGTCAGTTTGATTCCTTCTTGCAATCGTTCATTCAAGCTGGAAGCACGTCCCGAATCGAGTTCCTCCTGACAACGACGTACCAGAGACTTAGCTCCTGCATATGCTTCGAGCGTTCCATATTGGCCCGAATCACACAAGCGTCCATTTGTCATTTGAATAATCATATGACCGCATTCACCTCCATGTGAATGTCGACCTTCAATGATCATCTCATCGATAATGATACCACAGCCAATTCCAGTACCCAACGTCCAGAAAACCAGGCTCTGTGCATGCTGGGCACCTCCCACCCAGTATTCTCCATAGGCGGCTGCATTGGCATCGTTTTGAAGTATCGTTTTTTTACCTGAGTAATGATCACAGATGACCTGCCGGATAGGAAAATCTTTCCATGTTGGTAGATTGGGAGGATCTACCAGTTTTCCACCTGGAATATCCATCGTACCTGGTGTGGCAATTCCAATCGCTTTGACATCGTCCATCGTAAAATTACAGTCTGACAAAACGTCCTGAATCGCGTGGTAAAGGTTTTGTATACCGACGTCAACTCCTTTGACTACTTCGGTTTTAGTTTTGCAAAACGCGAGAGTTTGTCCAGAGTCATCTACAACGCCAACCTTGATATTTGTACCACCAATATCAACACCGACAAAATAAGGTGCATTGTGTTTTGTCGGTTTCATTTGGCAAGTTGTTCCTCTGATGTAATTTGTTGTACTGATTTATTGAAATTGAAAATCATGCCTAGCGATTGAGATAAAGAGATCCCTCAGTGTTTGATGATGTCGATGTGCATTTGTTGGTTCGATGGCAGTCAATCGACGTCAGTACAGAGGAAGATCAGGACGTCATCCAGAAGTATAGTCGAGCAGGTGAGATTGATGCAATCAATCAGCTTACAAAACAGAAGCCGCTTTAGGGCATTTTGAACCGAACTTAAGGTTTTTTATCGAATCTGGCTAGTAGTAGAAAATAAACTTCGTATGAGCTTTCAGCAATCTGTCAAATAATATGGAAGAACTTCCTGGAAAATCAACAAGCGAGAGTGAAATTCCTTGGCGCCCCCTTCAAATTGGAACAGGATAGAGCGGATTGGTTATATGGTTACTTCTCACTGATGTCTTTCAAATCAGAGGCATGATATGAATTTTCATGGTAGAGTTTTTGTCGTCATTTTGTTTTGTTGTTTTTGCATAAGCAGTGCCACACATTCTGTAGGTGCAGTTCAAAGGCAAGCCAGCCGTCCGAATATCATTCTTTGTATGACCGACGATCAAGGTTGGGGTGAAACCAGTTTCAATGGTCACTCGATCCTCAAAACTCCCCATCTTGATGATATGGCTGCCAGTGGGCTTCGCTTTGATCGGTTTTATGCCGCGGCTCCTGTCTGTTCGCCAACACGAGGGAGCTTTCTCACAGGAAGACATCCCAATCGATTTGCTTGTTTCAGTTGGGGGCACACACTCAGGCCACAGGAAGTGACAGTCGCGGAAGCCGTCAAGTCAGCAGGATATACGACAGGACACTTTGGCAAGTGGCATCTGGGATCAGTGCAGGCGAATAGTCCCGTGTCCCCTGGAAACAGCGGTTTTGATGAGTGGGTTTCAAGTCCGAATTTTTATGAAAACGACCCTTATATGAGTCACAATGGAACTGTGACTCAGTTGAAAGGGGAGAGTTCACGTGTAACCGTTGATGCCGCGCTTGAGTTTATCAAACAATCAAAGATGAAGGAGAAGCCCTTCCTTGCTGTAATCTGGTTTGGAAATCCTCATACACCTCATGAAGCGACTTCCGAATTAAAAGATCTTTATCAGAACCAGTCAGCAGATTTTCAAAACTATTTTGGCGAGATTACCGGCGTCGATCGAGCCATGGGGTATTTACGTCGACAGTTAAGAGATTTAGGGTTAGCAGAAAACACACTTCTCTGGTTTACCAGTGACAATGGGCCTCGTCCTCCTCGATTTAAAAAAGAAGACTCTCGTTCACAAGCTACGGGAGGACTTGCCGGGTGGAAGGGGAATCTCTGGGAGGGAGGCATTCGTGTGCCTTCAATCATCGAGTGGCCTGCCCAAATTCAAAAACCGGAAGTTACCAATGTACCCTGTGGGACTATCGATATTTATCCAACTGTTCTGGCTGTTACCGGAGCGAAGGTTTCACATCAACCTCATTTAGATGGTGTCAGCCTTTTGCCGCTGATAGAAGGACAAATGACGTCTCGTTCCAAGCCAATGGGATTCTGGACCTATCCTGCTAAAGGACATCCCAAACGTAGTACAGAAATATTGCTTAAACTAAAACAACAACAGACGCCAGAAAAACCGAATCCTGAAGGCCCAGTTCCCGATGCGGGGGCTGCCAGTCTAAAAACAAAGTACTCAAAGGACGACTTACCAGGAGCAGCAGCTTGGATTGATGGTGATTATAAATTATTAAAAATGATTTCTAAAGAGAATCAGCCTCAATATACGCTTTATAATCTCGCTCAAGACCATTCTGAGAAAAAAGATCTTTCGAAAGTTGACCCCAAGCGATTTCGGAAGATGAAAGCAGGTCTACTTGATTGGCAGCACTCAGTAGTTGATAGTCTGAATGGGAAGGATTACTCAGATTGATGTTGAACAAGTAGCTTCAATTGAAAACAAGAACTCCCTAATACATGTTTTTTGATGTGATTTCTTTTAATCTTTTATTGAATTAAACGTCTCAAGTCGTTTTTTAGTAAGACTTTTAGCGATGGTTCAAATTTTTTTACTCTCGGTTACTCGAAATTTCAGACTCAAAGCCTTTGTTTGATTGCATTTCGTAATCGGAGTCTGCAATAATCGAATTTATAAACATTCATAAGGAAACCAAAGCGATTCTTCCGTTGTTTAAAGGGTATTGCTTTTCCTGCCAGTTTCCTGCTTGCTTACCTGTCACACTTGATTGAGGATCATTATGAACTCGGGACTTTTGAAACGGCTATTCAGCCTGACAACTCTTTTGTTATTGGTACTATCAGTGGCGTTTAACAGTTCTTTGATGGCTGCAGAGGCCAAAAAAGAATTAAAGGCAGGCATCATTGGTCTCGATACTTCCCATGCAATCGCTTTCACGAAAATGCTTAATACCGGAACTCCTGAGGGAGAACTGGCCGGTGTGCGGATAGTTGCTGCCTATCCGAAGGGGAGCCCCGATATTGAATCCAGTGTATCTCGTGTTCCAAAATATACGGAAGAAGTCAAAAAAATGGGGGTCGAGATTGTTGGTTCCATTGACGACCTACTTAAGAAAGTAGACGTAGTTTTTCTGGAAACTAACGACGGGCGTCCCCATTTAGAGCAAGCGATTCCTGTATTTCAAGCGGGTAAACCAGTCTTTATTGATAAGCCCATTGCCGGTTCACTTACTGATGCCGTTGCCTTGTTTGAACTTTCGCGCAAATATAACACTCCCATGTTTTCCTCATCTTCTCTTCGTTTTTCGAAAGGGGCACAGCGTCTGAGAAATGGTAAAGAGGGAAAGATTACTAAATGCAGTACGCATAGCCCTTGTTCTTTAGAGAAAACACATCCCAGTCTCTTCTGGTATGGAATTCATGGTGTAGAAACTTTGTTTACTGTGATGGGGCCAGGCTGCCAGTCAGTTAAAAGGACAGTCAGCAATGCTGATCGTGATGAGGTCGTCGGACGATGGGCCGGGGGAAGAGTGGGACAATTCTCTGGTGTACGCAAGGGGGCTCCCAAGGGGTATGGCGGAACA
This window encodes:
- a CDS encoding HesB/IscA family protein yields the protein MAVTITENASKELKRFMEDQNMGEGSLLRIGIVSGGCSGFQYDFRFVDEIDEENDTVSEQHGVKVVVDKKSGLYLDGTTVDFYESLEKRGFTFENPNAVKSCGCGSSFSA
- a CDS encoding 3'-5' exoribonuclease YhaM family protein, with the protein product MNSPHQVMLLSEMEPGQFADSFVLLVSKERSTTKDGKPYFRTQFRDNSVTATAMIWSDTTWFEDCESNWTEGEFYKVRARYEESKYGPQLDIDRIRLANTDDEADGFDPGFYFKRSRFSSEEMFQKLTEITNTEISDVPLRNLVLDILSEYEEQIKTIAAASKNHHAFTGGFLEHVLSVTKTACYFADKYLAYYQKMQPPLNKSLVIAGAILHDIGKLTELEYKPHGSQYTPAGRLIGHILLGRDLVREHAVKIEGLDPEMLLRLEHLIVAHQNLPEWGSPIAPHTPEALLVHYADDVDAKFHMMATTLENVLPGSQEEFSSRDNALRRSIFVGLKSNE
- the dapF gene encoding diaminopimelate epimerase, encoding MKFTKMQGAGNDYVYVNCFKETLPQDIPNLARQVSDRHKGIGSDGLILICPSEKADAQMRMFNADGSESEMCGNGIRCVAKYVYDHGIAQSQTLKIETGAGILSLDLDIIDQRVSQVRVNMGGPILNSSEIPTLLTGDPPVNADLQVAHQTIQVTCVSMGNPHCVCFVEEITDYWVHEIGPQVEVHPMFPKRINAEFIEIISQNEMIMRVWERGSGETQACGTGACASAVAGVLTGRTERNVLIHLPGGDLRLEWSESDEVFMTGPAVEVYEGVWTGPQ
- a CDS encoding DUF2752 domain-containing protein, with product MLLIGWSLFLIAGFSLAVQIKPDSRGFGTHQKLGFAPCVIRNRLSIPCPSCGMTTSFSHFVRGQIRQSAQANTSGLVLAVVCLVMIPWSWISVYHKRLWLVSNPESCLLWLMCGLVTITLMEWFFRLAF
- a CDS encoding amidohydrolase, encoding MSYSKQEVVDRCQILLAHAWMVRTFVKHSDEIDDFPELMNITRAVFDTSRALETRVDDLDAYLKMLRKKMRKLRQATDQFAVDAPNASLHTNFQQAVISMKACTTELEELLEKVE
- the lepA gene encoding translation elongation factor 4, which gives rise to MATETRLIRNFSIVAHIDHGKSTLADQLLLKTGAITAREFKAQILDDLQIEQERGITVKARTVAIYYEYKGETYELNLIDTPGHVDFHYEVSRSLAACEGALLLVDAFQGVQAQTVANAYAAINSDLAIIPVVNKIDLPVTRIDEVLEEVETVIGLDPTEALMVSAKNGIGIDEVLDAIVERIEPPKGKADAPLRALVFDSKYDHYRGVVTYVRIIEGTIEKGQTVVLMRGGAKLDIIEIGQFTPQMTVAKSLGPGQVGYLVSGAKELSHVHVGDTIANPKDLPPEPLPGYQKPQQMVFCGMYPIEATDFEKLREELQKLSLNDASFSFVPETSDALGFGFRCGFLGMLHMEIIQQRLEQEFNIDLLQTAPNVTYEILERNGDILHIDNPQTVPDASRIEEFREPIALVTFILPAESIGTIMQLCADRRGIYKNTEYLGTNRAQLVYELPLAEIVYDMYDRLKSATRGYGTMDYEIIGFRPADLVKMDILVKSEKVDALSTIVHRTQSERRGRALVKRLKEEISKHQFEIPVQAAIGGKIIARETIKALRKNVTAKCYGGDITRKRKLWEKQKEGKKRLKQFGQVEIPQKAFLAVLDATKDE
- a CDS encoding ROK family protein gives rise to the protein MKPTKHNAPYFVGVDIGGTNIKVGVVDDSGQTLAFCKTKTEVVKGVDVGIQNLYHAIQDVLSDCNFTMDDVKAIGIATPGTMDIPGGKLVDPPNLPTWKDFPIRQVICDHYSGKKTILQNDANAAAYGEYWVGGAQHAQSLVFWTLGTGIGCGIIIDEMIIEGRHSHGGECGHMIIQMTNGRLCDSGQYGTLEAYAGAKSLVRRCQEELDSGRASSLNERLQEGIKLTPLLIAQEAEQNDELSNELIMDSAMYLGVGTTTLMHTIDPDMVLFGGAATFGGKDSTLGQRFMNRIREEVKIRAFSVPYENTIIDFATLGSDAGYIGAAGCARRASLKTELQ
- a CDS encoding sulfatase-like hydrolase/transferase; this encodes MNFHGRVFVVILFCCFCISSATHSVGAVQRQASRPNIILCMTDDQGWGETSFNGHSILKTPHLDDMAASGLRFDRFYAAAPVCSPTRGSFLTGRHPNRFACFSWGHTLRPQEVTVAEAVKSAGYTTGHFGKWHLGSVQANSPVSPGNSGFDEWVSSPNFYENDPYMSHNGTVTQLKGESSRVTVDAALEFIKQSKMKEKPFLAVIWFGNPHTPHEATSELKDLYQNQSADFQNYFGEITGVDRAMGYLRRQLRDLGLAENTLLWFTSDNGPRPPRFKKEDSRSQATGGLAGWKGNLWEGGIRVPSIIEWPAQIQKPEVTNVPCGTIDIYPTVLAVTGAKVSHQPHLDGVSLLPLIEGQMTSRSKPMGFWTYPAKGHPKRSTEILLKLKQQQTPEKPNPEGPVPDAGAASLKTKYSKDDLPGAAAWIDGDYKLLKMISKENQPQYTLYNLAQDHSEKKDLSKVDPKRFRKMKAGLLDWQHSVVDSLNGKDYSD